The following are encoded together in the Phragmites australis chromosome 19, lpPhrAust1.1, whole genome shotgun sequence genome:
- the LOC133900218 gene encoding uncharacterized protein LOC133900218: MIGGLHEWTTRSSSNQISHFAHSVFVANFEPKDVAHALSDSNWVNAMHEELENIEQNQVDKTLFLLKHGNNFLLVEIYVDDIIFVGSSHALVAKFAETMSKEFKMSMMGELNFFLGLQIKQTKEGTFIHQSKYTKHVLRKFDMTDAKPMSTLMPVSAALDVNENGEAVDQKEYRSMIAFVLNFYEARHTIILVSVRSFSSVSENLTSPSRQADYEVYGCDMAVDGKAMKGKWRLDVDGSC; the protein is encoded by the exons ATGATTGGTGGTTTGCATGAATGGACTACACGGTCAAGCTCAAATCAGATATCCCACTTTGCTCATTCTGTTTTTGTTGCTAATTTTGAGCCCAAAGATGTTGCACATGCgctatctgattcaaattgggttaaTGCTATGCATGAGGAGCTAGAGAACATTGAgcaaaaccaa GTGGATAAAACTCTGTTTCTCCTCAAGCATGGCAATAACTTTCTCTTGGTtgagatatatgtggatgatatcatttttgttgGTTCATCTCATGCTTTAGTTGCCAAGTTTGCAGAGACTATGAGCAAAGAATTTAAAATGTCCATGATGGGTGAGCTGAatttcttccttggacttcaaatcaagcaaaccAAGGAAGGTACCTTCATCCACCAGAGCAAGTACACCAAACATGTGTTGCGGAAGTTTGACATGACGGATGCCAAGCCCATGTCAACTCTCATGCCCGTGTCGGCAGCTCTGGATGTGAATGAAAATGGTGAAGCAGTGGATCAAAAGGAGTACCGGAGCATGATTGCTTTTGTACTTAACTTCTACGAGGCCAGACATACAATTATCCTTGTGTCTGTGCGCTCATTTTCAAGCGTCTCTGAGAACCTCACATCGCCAAGCCGTCAAGCGGATTATGAG gtgtatGGATGCGACATGGCGGTCGACGGCAAGGCGATGAAGGGCAAGTGGAGGCTTGATGTCGACGGATCGTGCTAG
- the LOC133900219 gene encoding uncharacterized protein LOC133900219, protein MASTKTTPSTTNVVSTAISPSSTSFNVVNVKTHVPITLNLAVSNYTKWSQFFTTMCGKFGLLHHIDGFAPMPADPSWVQADYAVLSWLFGSISDDVLDVTMEPDQNTRNLWVAIEVSAYCQRLKQLANSLHDIGHPISNSQLVLNLLSGLALRFSHQADILAGKDPFPSFVSARTSLLLAKMQATHASSIATAPHSWHLLQH, encoded by the exons ATGGCCTCCACCAAGACCACCCCCAGCACCACGAATGTTGTGTCCACAGCGATCTCCCCCTCCTCGACTTCCTTCAACGTCGTTAACGTGAAGACGCATGTCCCGATCACACTCAATCTGGCAGTCTCCAACTACACCAAGTGGAGCCAATTCTTCACGACGATGTGCGGCAAATTCGGCCTTCTTCATCACATCGATGGCTTCGCCCCCATGCCGGCGGATCCCTCATGGGTTCAAGCCGACTACGCCGTTCTCTCCTGGCTGTTTGGCTCCATCTCCGATGATGTTCTGGATGTCACCATGGAGCCGGACCAAAACACTCGCAATCTTTGGGTTGCCATTGAAG TCTCGGCCTACTGTCAACGCCTGAAGCAGCTCGCTAACTCGCTCCATGACATCGGCCACCCCATCTCCAACTCTCAGCTCGTCCTCAACCTGCTAAGCGGTCTTGCCCTGCGGTTCAGCCACCAGGCCGACATCCTCGCCGGGAAGGATCCCTTCCCCAGCTTCGTCTCGGCTCGCACCTCCCTGCTACTAGCGAAGATGCAAGCCACACACGCCTCCAGCATTGCTACCGCACCGcactcctggcatctactacaACACTGA
- the LOC133900384 gene encoding calmodulin-interacting protein 111, with translation MPPKGGKKKQQPAASPRTPPTCDSGGGLDLPSTAAAAAARYPALVPRGGADCFAGTVADVAPRGGSRGGGEGRLWLSESAMVAAGLRPGCLVSVSLMSSSSDQLHGFPLDNLFECNRFFDLDVDNDLMYGEAGRNFVIATVFPSCEVQKNGIKLSWDLSCILGYPSVGRSLFISPLCTPQYETQTVNVEILRVRKCKNLYLSLVPHKVGSSSGIESESDCHSRRNGMVMESPMKIPSSPLLRNKSHDFASNSVSSLWLDPTTARAALADEKVNELLQTSATRWLSGRHLLKGNCVPLSLCGKLSLFVVMGAELDSSALDGLYEKGNSLLTAEVSAKLGEAPILFFVDKTTKVHLSDSVYSEKLGSDKPGLPFEFPVSADTRIEDSNRAPRLGGLSKELETIKGIILFSLADQIGLPRYKGILLYGPPGTGKTSLASSCAYDAGVNLFTINGPEIISQYFGESEQTLYDVFTSAKQAAPSVIFIDELDAIAPARKDGGEELSVRMVATLLQMMDEIGPSDRVILIAATNRPDSIDPALRRPGRLDKEIEIGVPSPVQRLDILHHLLIGVHHSLTSEDLESLALATHGFVGADLAALCNEAALSALRRYISLKENLTQQFGHPDTIVDKCNNQETDGPFGYQIRSLSSSLSKLTMSAEDVPCTKGNNTKSSESDDEKDEKLLLVTTEDFEKAKMKVRPSAMREVMLELPKVQWEDVGGQSSVKKQLIEAIQWPQKCPEAFERIGIRPPRGLLMIGPPGCSKTLMARAVASEAKLNFLAVKGPELFSKWVGDSEKAVRSLFAKARANAPAILFFDEIDGLAVTRGHENDGTSVADRVLSQLLVEMDGLDQRIGVTVIAATNRPDKIDHALLRPGRFDRLLDVQPPNEADRKDIFRIHTRRMPCSPDVNLNELARLTEGYTGADIKLVCREAAVAALDENFDIPEVAIRHFKHAINRIKPLDVKFYQELAERFRRFVDDVPQRK, from the exons ATGCCTCCCAAGGGCGGCAAGAAGAAGCAGCAGCCGGCGGCGTCCCCACGCACGCCTCCCACCTGTGACTCCGGCGGCGGCCTCGACCTCCCATCcaccgctgctgccgccgcagcTCGGTACCCGGCCCTTGTGCCCCGAGGCGGCGCCGACTGCTTCGCCGGCACGGTCGCCGATGTGGCGCCCAGGGGCGggagccgcggcggcggcgaggggaggCTCTGGCTCTCCGAGTCCGCCATGGTCGCCGCCGGGCTGCGGCCTGGGTGCCTCGTCTCC GTATCACTAATGTCATCAAGTAGTGACCAACTACATGGATTCCCCCTAGATAATTTATTTGAGTGCAAtagattctttgatcttgaTGTGGACAATGATCTCATGTATGGTGAAGCTGGGAGAAACTTTGTGATCGCCACAGTTTTCCCCTCATGTGAG GTTCAAAAGAATGGCATCAAGCTCTCTTGGGATCTTTCTTGTATCCTGGGATACCCTTCAGTAGGTCGATCTTTGTTTATTAGCCCGCTATGTACACCTCAGTACGAAACACAAACTGTTAATGTCGAGATTTTACGGGTAAGAAAATGTAAGAATCTTTACCTTAGTCTAGTTCCACATAAGGTTGGATCTTCCAGTGGTATTGAATCAGAGTCTGATTGCCATTCTAGAAGAAATGGAATGGTGATGGAGTCACCTATGAAGATTCCATCATCTCCACTGCTCAGGAATAAGTCCCATGATTTTGCATCCAATAGTGTCTCTTCCTTGTGGTTGGATCCAACCACTGCTAGAGCAGCATTAGCAGATGAGAAAGTTAACGAGTTGCTGCAGACTTCTGCAACGCGGTGGCTCAGTGGTAGGCACTTGTTGAAAGGAAACTGCGTTCCGCTGTCATTGTGTGGAAAATTGTCTTTGTTTGTGGTCATGGGGGCAGAATTAGATAGTTCTGCTCTGGATGGTTTGTATGAGAAAGGCAATTCACTGTTGACTGCAGAGGTTTCTGCTAAGTTAGGGGAAGCCCCAATTTTATTCTTTGTTGACAAAACCACAAAAGTGCATCTATCTGATTCAGTGTACTCAGAGAAGCTTGGCTCGGATAAGCCAGGTTTGCCATTCGAATTTCCTGTATCTGCTGATACAAGAATTGAAGATTCCAATCGTGCTCCAAGGCTTGGTGGATTATCTAAAGAGTTAGAAACTATAAAAGGAATCATTTTATTTTCACTGGCTGATCAAATTGGTTTGCCAAG GTACAAAGGCATTCTTCTTTATGGTCCACCTGGAACAGGGAAAACCTCTCTTGCTTCTTCCTGTGCCTATGATGCAGGAGTAAACCTTTTTACAATCAATGGACCAGAGATCATCAGTCAGTATTTCGGGGAAAGTGAGCAAACATTGTATGATGTTTTCACTTCAGCTAAGCAAGCTGCCCCTTCTGTG atatttattgATGAATTGGATGCAATTGCTCCAGCAAGaaaggatgggggtgaggaGTTATCTGTTAGAATGGTAGCCACTCTGTTACAAATGATGGATGAGATAGGCCCTAGCGATCGTGTTATATTGATAGCTGCTACAAATCGTCCTGATAGTATTGATCCTGCGTTGCGACGCCCTGGAAGATTGGATAAAGAAATTGAAATAG GAGTACCATCTCCGGTACAGAGGCTGGACATACTTCACCATCTTCTAATTGGAGTTCACCACTCTCTTACTAGTGAGGACCTCGAGTCCCTTGCTCTGGCCACCCATGGATTTGTGGGTGCTGATCTGGCCGCACTATGCAATGAGGCTGCATTGAGTGCTCTTCGCCGTTACATCAGCCTAAAAGAAAATTTAACTCAACAATTTGGTCATCCTGACACTATTGTAGATAAGTGTAATAATCAAGAGACTGATGGTCCTTTCGGCTATCAAATAaggtcattatcatcatctctCTCAAAGTTGACCATGTCAGCAGAGGATGTTCCTTGCACCAAGGGTAATAACACTAAAAGTAGTGAATCTGATGATGAGAAAGATGAAAAGCTATTGTTAGTGACCACTGAAGACTTTGAGAAGGCTAAAATGAAAGTTAGACCAAGTGCAATGCGTGAG GTAATGCTTGAGCTTCCCAAGGTACAATGGGAAGATGTTGGTGGTCAATCCAGTGTCAAGAAGCAGTTAATTGAAGCCATCCAATGGCCACAGAAATGTCCAGAAGCATTTGAACGTATAGGGATCCGACCCCCCAGAGGATTGCTAATGATAGGACCACCAGGTTGCAGCAAGACATTGATGGCTCGTGCTGTAGCTTCTGAAGCAAAATTGAACTTCCTTGCAGTTAAGGGTCCTGAACTTTTCAGCAAATGGGTTGGCGACTCTGAGAAGGCAGTGAGATCGCTATTTGCGAAGGCGAGAGCTAATGCACCGGCAATATTATTTTTTGATGAAATAGATGGGCTTGCAGTAACTCGTGGGCATGAAAATGATGGCACATCTGTTGCTGATAGGGTACTCAGTCAGTTGCTTGTGGAAATGGATG GTTTGGACCAAAGAATTGGTGTTACTGTTATTGCAGCTACAAATCGTCCTGACAAAATTGATCATGCACTTCTGAGGCCAG GTCGTTTCGATAGGCTGCTTGATGTGCAACCACCAAATGAAGCTGATCGTAAAGATATTTTCCGGATTCATACGCGCAGAATGCCATGCAGTCCTGACGTGAATCTaaatgaacttgctagacttaCAGAAGGCTACACAGGTGCGGACATAAAGCTTGTCTGCAGGGAAGCTGCTGTTGCTGCGCTTGAT GAGAACTTTGACATTCCAGAAGTAGCAATCAGACATTTCAAGCatgcaatcaacagaataaaGCCATTAGATGTTAAGTTTTACCAAGAACTTGCAGAGCGGTTCCGAAGATTTGTGGATGATGTGCCACAGAGAAAGTAA